In Pedobacter heparinus DSM 2366, the following are encoded in one genomic region:
- the purL gene encoding phosphoribosylformylglycinamidine synthase, with protein MVHYNSAFKILTLNLHLQKKSMIYFFSSQSKTVFALQIERNLSTTDITKLEWLFGGAKLQQETTLNDFFVGPRAAMVTPWSTNAVEITQNMDIHGIIRIEEFQQVEENFSDYDPMLSQKYSKLDQDIYTIHIKPEPILQISDIAAYNKQEGLSLSDEEIAYLNELSGRLGRELTDSEVFGFSQVNSEHCRHKIFNGKFVIDGIEQPISLFKLIRKTSEENPNDIVSAYKDNVAFIKGPKVQQFAPKRADEPDYYTLSDFESVISVKAETHNFPTTVEPFNGAATGSGGEIRDRLAGGQGSLPLAGTAVYMTALSRLEENRPWEKGVEERQWLYQTPMDILIKASNGATDFGNKFGQPLITGSVLTFEHEENNRKLGFDKVIMLAGGVGYGKASQAQKHKPAEGDKIVILGGENYRIGMGGAAVSSADTGALGTGIELNAVQRSNPEMQKRAANAVRGMVESDQNNIISIHDHGAGGHLNCLSELVEETGGKIDLDKLPVGDPTLSAKEIIGNESQERMGLVIGQEHINTLQKIADRERSPMYTVGTVTGDHRFTFESASTGVKPMDLELKDMFGSSPKVVMEDKTIDRKYLPVTYDAAQLNTYLEQVLQLEAVACKDWLTNKVDRCVGGRVAKQQCAGPLQLPLNNCGVMALDFQGKEGIATSVGHAPLSALIDAGAGSRIAIAESLSNIVWAPLKDGLKSVSLSANWMWACKNEGEDARLYEAVKACSDFAISLGINIPTGKDSLSMKQKYKDGDVIAPGTVIISAAGNCNDITRVVEPVLQKNGGAIYYINLSNDTYKLGGSSFAQILNRIGNETPDVKDAATFKKTFDILQQLIKEGKIQAGHDIGSGGLITTLLEMCFADRDLGASLDLSALGEQDIIKLLFAENIGIVFQADATVEASFAANGIALHKIGELSTAATLTIKNGSAESLNFDVDQLRDVWFKTSYLLDKKQSGPVKAKERFDNYKHQVLKYNFPAHFDGKKPVIDASKPRPKAAIIREKGSNSERELANAMYLAGFDVKDVHMTDLITGRETLEDIQFIGAVGGFSNSDVLGSAKGWAGAFMYNEKARVALENFFNRPDTLSVGVCNGCQLFVELGLINKDHAEKPKMLHNESHKHESIFTSLTVAENNSVMLSTLAGSTLGVWVSHGEGRFQLPYAEDKYRIVAKYAYESYPASPNGSDYNTAMLCDETGRHLVMMPHIERSLFQWHWANYPQGRKDEVSPWMEAFVNARKWIEGLRP; from the coding sequence ATTGTACACTATAATAGCGCTTTTAAAATTTTAACGCTAAATTTGCATCTTCAAAAAAAAAGCATGATCTATTTCTTCTCAAGCCAATCCAAAACGGTTTTCGCCTTACAAATAGAACGAAACCTGAGCACTACAGATATTACAAAACTAGAATGGCTGTTTGGCGGCGCAAAACTACAACAGGAAACTACATTAAATGACTTTTTTGTTGGGCCTCGCGCAGCAATGGTTACCCCCTGGAGTACCAATGCAGTAGAAATTACCCAGAATATGGACATCCATGGAATTATCCGTATCGAGGAATTTCAGCAGGTAGAAGAGAATTTTTCTGATTATGACCCCATGCTGTCCCAGAAATACAGCAAACTGGACCAGGACATTTATACCATTCACATTAAACCCGAGCCTATCCTGCAAATCAGCGATATTGCTGCTTACAACAAGCAGGAAGGACTTTCCTTAAGTGATGAAGAGATAGCTTATTTAAACGAACTCTCGGGCCGACTGGGCAGGGAACTTACCGATTCAGAAGTATTTGGCTTCTCGCAGGTCAACTCAGAACATTGCCGCCATAAAATTTTTAACGGCAAATTTGTAATCGATGGGATTGAACAGCCCATTTCACTTTTTAAACTGATCCGCAAAACTTCAGAAGAAAACCCCAATGATATTGTATCGGCCTATAAAGACAATGTAGCCTTTATTAAAGGCCCTAAGGTGCAGCAGTTTGCACCTAAACGCGCCGATGAACCAGATTATTATACACTAAGCGATTTTGAATCGGTAATTTCCGTAAAAGCTGAGACCCATAACTTCCCCACTACTGTTGAACCTTTTAATGGTGCCGCTACCGGATCGGGTGGCGAGATCAGGGACAGGCTGGCAGGTGGACAGGGCTCTTTGCCCCTTGCCGGTACCGCAGTTTACATGACGGCCTTATCCAGACTGGAAGAAAACCGCCCCTGGGAAAAGGGCGTGGAAGAAAGGCAATGGCTGTACCAGACACCAATGGATATCCTGATCAAGGCTTCTAACGGGGCTACCGATTTTGGGAATAAATTTGGCCAGCCGCTCATTACCGGCTCGGTACTTACTTTTGAACATGAAGAAAATAACCGCAAGCTAGGTTTCGACAAAGTGATTATGCTTGCCGGTGGCGTAGGCTATGGCAAGGCCAGTCAGGCACAGAAACACAAGCCTGCTGAAGGTGATAAAATTGTGATCCTTGGCGGAGAAAATTACAGGATCGGGATGGGCGGTGCGGCTGTATCCTCGGCTGATACCGGCGCACTGGGTACAGGAATTGAATTAAATGCCGTTCAGCGTTCAAACCCTGAAATGCAGAAAAGAGCTGCCAATGCCGTACGCGGTATGGTAGAAAGCGATCAGAACAACATTATATCTATACATGACCATGGTGCGGGTGGCCACTTAAACTGCTTATCTGAACTGGTTGAAGAAACAGGCGGAAAGATAGACCTGGATAAACTGCCTGTGGGCGACCCTACCCTTTCGGCCAAAGAGATCATCGGCAACGAATCTCAGGAACGTATGGGCCTGGTTATCGGACAGGAGCACATCAATACTTTGCAAAAAATTGCCGACCGTGAGCGTTCGCCGATGTATACCGTAGGTACGGTTACCGGCGATCATCGTTTTACTTTTGAATCGGCCTCTACCGGTGTAAAACCGATGGACCTGGAGCTGAAGGATATGTTTGGCAGCTCGCCAAAGGTGGTGATGGAAGATAAAACGATAGACAGGAAATACCTGCCTGTTACTTATGACGCTGCACAGCTAAATACCTATTTGGAACAGGTATTGCAACTGGAAGCAGTGGCCTGCAAAGACTGGCTGACCAATAAGGTAGACCGTTGTGTGGGTGGCCGTGTAGCCAAACAGCAATGTGCCGGCCCACTGCAATTGCCGCTGAACAACTGCGGGGTAATGGCTTTGGATTTTCAGGGAAAAGAAGGTATTGCAACATCTGTAGGACATGCCCCTTTGTCTGCGTTGATCGATGCAGGTGCAGGAAGCCGTATCGCCATTGCAGAATCTCTTTCAAATATTGTATGGGCACCTTTAAAGGACGGGTTGAAAAGTGTTTCGCTTTCGGCCAACTGGATGTGGGCCTGTAAAAATGAAGGTGAAGACGCCAGGTTATACGAAGCGGTAAAAGCCTGCTCTGATTTTGCCATCAGCCTGGGTATCAATATCCCTACGGGTAAAGATTCCCTGTCTATGAAGCAGAAGTATAAAGACGGTGACGTTATTGCCCCAGGAACGGTGATCATTTCGGCAGCGGGTAACTGTAACGACATTACCCGGGTGGTAGAACCTGTACTGCAAAAAAATGGCGGTGCCATTTATTACATCAACCTTTCCAATGATACCTATAAACTGGGCGGATCGTCATTTGCGCAGATCCTGAACAGGATTGGCAATGAAACACCTGATGTGAAAGACGCAGCAACCTTTAAAAAGACATTTGATATCCTTCAGCAACTGATAAAGGAAGGTAAAATACAGGCCGGCCACGATATAGGCAGTGGTGGTTTGATCACTACTTTACTGGAAATGTGCTTTGCCGATCGCGACCTGGGGGCCAGCCTCGATCTTTCGGCCCTGGGTGAGCAGGACATCATAAAACTGCTTTTTGCAGAAAATATTGGTATAGTGTTCCAGGCTGATGCCACTGTTGAAGCCAGCTTTGCCGCAAATGGCATTGCCTTGCATAAAATTGGCGAGCTGAGCACTGCAGCAACGCTGACCATTAAAAATGGTTCGGCTGAAAGCTTAAACTTTGATGTTGACCAGCTGCGTGACGTATGGTTCAAAACCTCTTACCTGCTGGATAAAAAACAAAGCGGGCCGGTTAAAGCTAAAGAGCGTTTTGACAATTACAAACACCAGGTATTGAAATATAATTTCCCTGCGCATTTTGACGGCAAAAAACCGGTTATTGATGCTTCAAAACCAAGGCCAAAAGCAGCCATTATCCGCGAAAAGGGAAGTAACTCCGAGCGTGAACTGGCGAATGCCATGTACCTTGCCGGTTTTGATGTAAAGGATGTGCACATGACCGACCTGATTACAGGCCGCGAAACACTGGAAGACATTCAGTTTATTGGTGCCGTTGGCGGTTTCTCTAACTCTGACGTTTTAGGATCAGCCAAAGGCTGGGCTGGTGCTTTTATGTATAATGAAAAAGCCAGGGTGGCGCTCGAAAATTTCTTTAACCGTCCGGATACCCTATCTGTAGGTGTTTGTAACGGTTGTCAGCTCTTTGTAGAACTGGGCCTGATCAATAAAGACCATGCTGAAAAGCCAAAAATGCTACACAATGAAAGCCATAAACACGAAAGTATATTTACATCGCTAACAGTGGCCGAGAACAATTCGGTTATGCTGTCTACCCTTGCGGGAAGCACGCTGGGGGTTTGGGTTTCACATGGTGAAGGACGTTTCCAGTTGCCTTATGCAGAAGATAAATACCGCATTGTAGCTAAATATGCTTATGAAAGCTACCCCGCCAGCCCGAATGGTTCAGATTACAACACAGCTATGCTGTGTGATGAGACGGGCCGCCACCTGGTAATGATGCCACATATTGAGCGTTCCTTATTCCAGTGGCACTGGGCAAATTATCCTCAGGGCCGTAAAGACGAGGTATCACCATGGATGGAAGCTTTTGTGAATGCCAGGAAATGGATTGAAGGCCTTAGGCCCTGA
- a CDS encoding head GIN domain-containing protein, which produces MKPILPILFAALLFSASVKSHPVIPVVQKAAAAASDERTVKNFNGIIAGGPIQVVVKFGNTESLRFEGDKEAISTLVSEVKGDKLVIRPQTSWVSWARKYENKKIVAYVTARQLSSLTMSGDGSITVSGTVTATEFAATLSGSGFIQANVEADKITGVVSGSGAANISGKAEQASVTLSGAGSFGGKVLTVNELSARISGKGSINVNTNGKIKAVISGSGHVYYSGNPEIQKTVLGSGDVTER; this is translated from the coding sequence ATGAAACCTATACTTCCAATACTATTTGCAGCCCTGTTGTTTTCGGCCAGCGTTAAATCACACCCCGTTATACCTGTTGTGCAAAAAGCAGCTGCAGCCGCTTCAGATGAAAGGACGGTAAAAAACTTTAACGGCATTATCGCTGGCGGCCCCATTCAGGTTGTGGTTAAATTTGGCAATACAGAAAGCCTCAGGTTTGAGGGCGACAAGGAAGCCATCTCTACCCTGGTTAGCGAAGTAAAGGGTGATAAACTTGTGATCAGGCCCCAAACCAGTTGGGTAAGCTGGGCAAGGAAATATGAAAATAAAAAGATCGTTGCATATGTTACTGCACGTCAGCTTAGCAGTCTGACAATGAGTGGAGATGGCAGCATTACGGTATCAGGAACGGTTACAGCTACAGAATTTGCAGCAACCCTTAGCGGATCTGGCTTTATACAGGCAAATGTAGAAGCCGATAAAATTACAGGGGTTGTGAGTGGCTCCGGAGCGGCAAACATCAGCGGCAAAGCAGAACAGGCCAGTGTTACCTTGAGTGGCGCGGGTAGTTTTGGCGGCAAAGTACTTACAGTAAATGAACTTTCTGCACGCATTAGCGGTAAGGGCAGTATAAATGTAAATACCAATGGCAAAATAAAAGCGGTGATCAGCGGATCGGGCCATGTATATTATAGTGGAAACCCGGAAATTCAAAAAACAGTGCTTGGCTCAGGTGATGTAACAGAAAGGTAG
- a CDS encoding DUF2339 domain-containing protein, translated as MFLETVIFIVVIILLITVLQLKKSLTEKLDFLYLKIEQLSKQLEKTGFQEIKTETKPEKEKPDILQEPFKPFTPYAPKDVFKPEAVVIPEPEQQIVPEPAATVPEEIATAKPEPKTEPVAAITAPVQPRSGIPPFVPPPVKKPSFSERNPDLEKFIGENLFNKIGIVILVLGMGFFLKYAIDKDWINEIGRTSIGFVCGGILIALAHKLRKSFSTFSSVLVGGGIAILYFTVTIGFHQYQLFSQTMAFILTILITGFTVLLAISYNRKELALFAILGGFGAPFMVSTGEGNYIVLFTYILTLNIGMLVLAYYKKWPVINIVCYLFTLILFGGWLLSKVLENDSKVIPYAGALIFASLFYLVFLIMNIINNIKEKTEFNALEIGILLSNTFLYYTAGMLILSHLGGGDYRGLFTALIGVVNLAFAYALYKNDKIDRNLIYLLIGLVLTFISLAAPVQLKGNQITLFWAAESVLLLWLSQKSGITLIKQSSVIVLVLMAISLVMDWQQVYGSSIYNTSNRLPILINKGFITGLVVVIALTLYSGLLRSEIKSILFREVKTSRTILAIAAIVIGYLVIALELNQQACNYFPLIRILALACYSYLFLCILLVAIRNAETEEFKFVVGTLAAVCLFCYILLFNPETIALRNSYLEKTGSLNNYLFHYLMVVLIGCTIYSLYKTEKRIGAVAGMVAFQWFSAFMILYVASAELDHLLVMSQYTKSRSIAAILDNSHKTGFAILWGCFALLCIYIGMKWKSKNIRIISITLLALTLLKLFIFDLRGLSEGGKIAAFISLGILLLVISFMYQRLKNLLLASDTETPAATDIADKDETHDEL; from the coding sequence ATGTTTTTAGAAACGGTTATTTTTATTGTCGTTATTATTCTGCTGATCACTGTACTGCAATTAAAGAAGAGCTTAACGGAAAAACTGGATTTTCTATACCTTAAAATTGAACAGCTATCCAAACAGCTGGAAAAAACCGGGTTTCAGGAGATAAAAACTGAGACCAAACCAGAAAAAGAGAAGCCGGATATATTACAGGAGCCTTTTAAGCCTTTTACACCTTATGCACCGAAAGATGTATTTAAGCCCGAAGCTGTCGTTATACCAGAGCCGGAACAGCAGATTGTGCCAGAACCGGCAGCCACTGTTCCAGAAGAGATAGCAACTGCTAAACCCGAACCTAAAACTGAACCTGTTGCGGCCATTACTGCCCCGGTACAACCAAGGTCAGGCATCCCTCCTTTCGTACCACCACCGGTTAAAAAACCCTCTTTCAGTGAACGGAACCCCGACCTGGAGAAATTTATAGGAGAAAACCTGTTCAATAAAATAGGTATAGTGATCCTGGTATTGGGTATGGGCTTCTTCCTTAAATATGCCATAGATAAAGACTGGATCAACGAGATTGGCCGGACCAGTATTGGCTTCGTTTGCGGGGGTATTTTAATTGCACTTGCACATAAGCTGCGTAAATCATTCAGCACTTTCAGCTCCGTATTGGTTGGCGGTGGTATAGCTATCCTTTATTTTACCGTAACAATCGGCTTTCATCAATACCAGCTGTTTAGTCAGACAATGGCTTTCATCCTCACCATCCTGATTACTGGTTTCACCGTTTTACTTGCCATCAGCTATAACCGGAAAGAGCTGGCCCTGTTTGCCATACTGGGTGGCTTTGGTGCCCCTTTTATGGTAAGTACCGGTGAAGGGAACTACATTGTACTCTTTACTTATATCCTGACCTTAAATATTGGCATGCTGGTGCTGGCCTATTATAAAAAATGGCCTGTTATCAATATCGTCTGTTACCTGTTTACCTTAATTTTATTTGGCGGATGGCTGCTGAGCAAAGTGCTGGAAAATGATAGCAAAGTTATACCTTATGCAGGTGCCCTTATTTTCGCATCGCTGTTTTACCTGGTGTTCCTGATCATGAACATCATCAATAACATTAAAGAAAAAACAGAGTTCAATGCCCTTGAAATTGGTATTCTGCTGAGCAACACCTTTTTATATTATACGGCTGGGATGCTGATTTTAAGCCATCTTGGCGGGGGCGATTACCGTGGCTTGTTTACAGCATTGATAGGTGTAGTAAATTTAGCTTTTGCTTATGCCCTGTACAAAAATGATAAGATAGACAGGAACCTGATCTATTTACTGATCGGCCTGGTGCTCACTTTTATTAGCCTGGCCGCACCCGTACAACTAAAAGGCAACCAGATTACACTGTTCTGGGCTGCCGAGAGTGTATTGCTGCTCTGGCTTTCGCAAAAATCGGGCATCACACTGATCAAACAATCCTCAGTTATTGTACTGGTACTAATGGCCATCAGTTTGGTGATGGACTGGCAGCAGGTTTATGGCAGCAGTATTTACAACACCAGCAACCGCCTGCCCATTCTTATAAACAAAGGTTTTATTACAGGCTTAGTGGTAGTTATCGCACTGACATTGTATTCGGGCCTGTTAAGATCGGAAATCAAGTCCATATTGTTCAGGGAAGTAAAAACTTCCAGGACCATCCTTGCCATCGCTGCTATTGTAATTGGATACCTGGTTATTGCCCTTGAGTTAAACCAGCAGGCCTGCAATTATTTTCCTCTGATCAGGATACTTGCGCTGGCCTGCTACAGTTACCTTTTTCTTTGTATTTTATTGGTAGCGATACGCAATGCAGAAACTGAGGAATTTAAATTTGTTGTAGGTACATTGGCGGCAGTTTGCCTGTTCTGCTATATCCTGCTCTTCAATCCGGAAACCATAGCTTTAAGGAACAGTTATCTGGAAAAAACGGGCAGTTTAAACAATTACCTTTTCCATTACCTGATGGTAGTATTAATTGGCTGCACCATTTACAGCTTGTATAAGACAGAAAAACGTATTGGCGCTGTTGCAGGTATGGTTGCATTTCAATGGTTCTCGGCTTTTATGATCCTGTATGTGGCCAGTGCAGAGCTGGACCATTTACTGGTGATGTCGCAATACACAAAAAGCAGATCTATAGCTGCCATACTCGATAATTCGCATAAAACAGGTTTTGCCATTTTATGGGGATGTTTTGCCTTGCTATGTATATATATAGGTATGAAGTGGAAATCAAAGAACATCAGGATCATTTCCATCACCCTCCTGGCCCTCACTTTACTCAAATTATTCATTTTTGATCTGAGAGGCCTATCTGAAGGCGGGAAAATTGCTGCCTTTATCTCACTGGGGATATTGCTGCTGGTAATTTCATTTATGTACCAGCGGTTAAAAAACCTGCTGCTGGCCAGCGATACCGAGACACCAGCTGCAACAGATATTGCCGATAAAGACGAAACGCATGATGAATTGTAA
- a CDS encoding glutamine synthetase III: MKSLRTIALKEAQTRVSPEVKSPSDKISDFFGVNVFDKKKMKDYLSKEVFQKLISSIEQGELINHEDANHIATAMKSWAMSKGATHYTHWFQPLTGTTAEKHDSFFEPSSDGAIEVFAGSALVQQEPDASSFPNGGIRNTFEARGYTAWDPSSPAFIMESKAGKTLCIPTVFVAYTGEALDYKAPLLKALSAMDKAAVDVCQYFDKSITKVNASLGIEQEYFLVDLALYNARPDLALTGRTLFGHMSAKGQQLEDHYFGSIPERVFTYMVDFENEALKLGIPLKTRHNEVAPSQFECAPIYEEINLAIDHNQLLMDLMEKVALRHNFKVLLHEKPYAGINGSGKHNNWSLITDTGKNLLSPGKTPKNNLMFLTFFVNTIKAVHEHADLLRASIASVSNDHRLGANEAPPAIISIFLGSQLADVLDEIESSRSIIKKVKNEDSLWLGIPKIPQISFDSTDRNRTSPFAFTGNKFELRAVGSSENSSAPMTVLNAIVADQLVKFKVEVDKLIKKGEKKDVALLTVLKRYIKESKDIRFEGNGYSDEWAAEAEKRGLSNIKTTPKALDAYVSEKSTELFGKLNIFSPRELHARHEILLESYYKKLQIEARVMGEVTNSMIIPAAIAYQNTLIENAKGLKDLGLSGDALATPLAIINKLSEHLNVVKTSIDAMLEQRKKVNTIDESREKAIAYDEKVKSYFDTIRYHTDKLEQIVDDSVWPLPKFRELLFLK, from the coding sequence ATGAAAAGCTTAAGAACAATTGCATTAAAAGAGGCGCAAACAAGAGTTTCACCAGAAGTAAAGTCTCCTTCGGATAAAATTTCTGATTTTTTCGGCGTAAATGTTTTTGATAAGAAAAAGATGAAAGACTACTTATCAAAAGAAGTATTTCAGAAACTTATTTCCTCAATTGAACAGGGTGAGTTAATTAACCATGAAGATGCCAATCACATTGCAACAGCCATGAAAAGCTGGGCAATGAGCAAAGGTGCTACACATTACACCCACTGGTTCCAACCACTAACAGGTACTACAGCTGAAAAACACGACTCATTTTTTGAGCCAAGCAGCGATGGTGCAATTGAGGTATTTGCAGGTAGTGCACTGGTTCAGCAAGAGCCAGATGCTTCAAGTTTCCCTAATGGTGGTATCCGCAACACTTTTGAAGCGCGCGGTTATACTGCATGGGACCCTTCTTCTCCGGCTTTCATTATGGAAAGCAAAGCAGGTAAAACGCTTTGTATTCCTACCGTATTTGTTGCCTACACCGGCGAAGCCTTAGATTATAAAGCTCCTTTGTTAAAAGCACTTTCTGCTATGGATAAAGCGGCTGTTGATGTTTGTCAGTATTTCGATAAAAGCATCACTAAAGTAAATGCATCATTGGGTATCGAGCAGGAGTATTTCCTGGTTGACCTTGCATTATACAATGCCCGTCCGGATTTGGCTTTAACCGGCCGTACGCTATTCGGACACATGTCGGCCAAAGGACAGCAATTAGAAGACCATTACTTCGGGTCTATTCCTGAGCGTGTGTTCACCTACATGGTCGACTTTGAAAACGAAGCCTTAAAACTGGGTATTCCTTTGAAAACCCGTCACAATGAGGTTGCTCCTTCTCAATTTGAGTGTGCACCTATTTATGAGGAAATCAACCTTGCTATTGACCACAACCAATTGTTGATGGACTTAATGGAAAAAGTTGCTTTAAGACACAATTTTAAAGTGCTTTTACATGAAAAACCTTATGCAGGCATCAACGGATCAGGTAAACACAACAACTGGTCGTTAATTACCGATACTGGCAAAAACTTGCTGTCACCAGGTAAAACGCCTAAAAACAACCTGATGTTCTTAACGTTCTTCGTGAACACCATCAAAGCGGTACATGAGCATGCCGACCTGCTAAGGGCTTCTATTGCTTCTGTAAGCAACGATCACCGTTTAGGGGCAAACGAAGCACCTCCGGCAATCATTTCTATCTTCCTTGGCTCTCAACTGGCAGATGTACTGGATGAAATCGAATCTTCAAGAAGCATCATTAAGAAAGTAAAAAATGAGGATTCTTTATGGTTAGGTATCCCTAAAATCCCTCAGATCTCTTTTGATTCTACCGACCGTAACCGTACTTCACCTTTTGCCTTCACTGGAAATAAATTTGAATTAAGGGCAGTAGGTTCTTCTGAAAACTCGTCGGCGCCAATGACGGTATTAAATGCTATCGTTGCTGATCAACTGGTTAAATTTAAAGTTGAAGTTGACAAACTGATCAAAAAAGGAGAGAAAAAAGACGTTGCTTTACTGACCGTATTGAAAAGGTACATCAAAGAATCTAAAGACATTCGTTTTGAAGGTAATGGATACAGCGATGAGTGGGCTGCAGAGGCAGAAAAACGTGGTTTATCCAACATCAAAACTACACCTAAAGCTTTAGATGCCTACGTGAGTGAAAAATCTACCGAGCTATTTGGTAAATTAAACATATTCAGCCCACGCGAATTACATGCACGTCATGAGATCCTGTTAGAAAGCTATTACAAAAAACTTCAGATCGAAGCCAGGGTAATGGGTGAAGTAACGAACAGCATGATTATCCCTGCTGCTATTGCTTACCAGAATACTTTAATTGAAAACGCCAAAGGATTAAAAGACCTTGGCCTTTCAGGTGATGCATTGGCAACGCCGTTGGCGATCATCAATAAATTGTCTGAGCACTTAAATGTGGTTAAAACCAGCATTGATGCCATGCTTGAGCAACGTAAAAAAGTAAATACAATTGACGAAAGCCGTGAAAAAGCAATTGCTTACGATGAGAA